tctttgttgtgttcaggtgatgattttgatatgctacaagaaggaatttgtctcaaggtggagtatgttatattgtgatccaaattctgatgggagagtgttggaatttgggcttggcccattaaggcccatgtggtgcaaatttttaatcccacattgctagtagaagttgaggagaccacgtgactctcctatatatctaacccataggcttcaccggagaatatcaatcctattattcctcttgtaagccgccgctaggcgttgtacacaaacacccgatatagtgaagttcttgctggctggcgcccgtggttttttacccttcgcattggaggggttttccacgttaaatcttcgtgtctttctgcggtttgatctttctatttttcatcgttttgttcgccgtcgcttctaacattTGCATGGGTGCGGCAACAGCTTGTGGCAAGAGTAATGCGTATCCAACTTCAGGGTCAAAGATACATTTTCCTGTGGTCTTTGAATCAAAGCAGGATGTTTACGGTTAGGTCTATGTATAGAGCTTTAACAGCCACTAACATAGTGCCACATAATCACATCATTTGGAAGTTGAAAATCCCCCTAAAAATAAAGATCTTTATGTGGTACATAATTAAAGGGGCCGGGTTACTCTCACTAAAGATAACTTGATGAGTTGTGTAGTTGTAATTCCGAATAGCTATATGTATCAATCGATACAGAGGCTGAAATATTAATATATTCCCTTATCTAAAAAAAGTTTCCTTTATTCGTTACTACTATATATGAATATGATGCATAAGTCAAGCAATTTGCAGTTTTCATAGGAATGCATTATATATGCTGAAAGTTTGACAGGAAGGAGTGGAGTATGAATACACTGTGATATTTACCTTATATACGGGGCCAAAGCCACCTTCCCCAAGTTTGTTCTCCTCAGAAAAGTTATCTGTGGCATCCAGTATCTCATCAAAGTCGAAGACCGAAAACTCGGAGAGCTCGGCTTCCATTTCCCAGTCCAGTTGCTCATCCcctccttgctgctgctgcaagtTGTTGCGCTTGTTTCGTCGTAAGAATCTGACATTGCCTGCACACCATCGTCTACATTAAGGATCGGAGCTAGTAATTGGAAAATAAGAGTCAGACTAATTTAGATTCGGTTGAAATTTTGTTAATTTCAACCGAATCCGCTGTGACTgtcggatcgcgatccaacggtcGTGGCGTCGTCTTCAACCTCCCGCTCGGCCTCTCTCTTTGGCTCACGCCCCCGCCTCCTGCCCGCCTGCAGCCGTGCCCGGCGGCTCGCCCGCCGCCAGCCCCGCACCCACCGCCCCCGCCGTGCTAAACCAGCTCCACCGGTGCCgtcccgcggccggcggcgtccccgccgcctcgccgccccgcctcccgcccgccaccaccgccggccaaccttccccctttcttttttcttctaaagAACAAATCGGTTGAAGGATTGGTTGATCTCAACCGATTGAAATGGAGTAAATATGGGAAAATAATTACTAAACAATAATGTTCCATGCATCAGTAAGTAGTAGTAAATAAATGAAGGAACCACGACCTTTTCTGTATCTCgttcgtcggcggcggcagtAGAAGACGGCGAAGCAGAGCAGCGCCAGAAGCGCCGCCACAGGATGTGCCACGATCAGGGGAATCACCCAGGGCGGCCTAGCTCTCGTACTGTCGTCGCTGGTGGGAGCCGGCGGagccagcgacgacgacggcgtgaTCCGGACCATGGTGGCGTTGTTATCGTTGAAGAAACTCATGCTCTCGTACCTGAGGTTGCAGCGCAGGACGAGGATGCGCCCCCCCTGGCGCACCGACGTGGTGGCGTTGAGCACGCCGACGAGTCCCTGCAGGCACGCCAGGCAGTCGGCGGCGGACAGGTCCGGCGTGCACTGCGCCGTGGAGTAGAGCGTCGTCCTGATGGCGCCGCTGGAGCCGTCCATGAAGGCGGTGACGAACCTGGAGGTCCTGGCGGCCGCGAGCTGGGCGGTCTGGTTGAGCATGTCACGGACGCCGGCGCCCACCGCGGCGGGGTCACGGCCGGGGATGCTCAACCCGTACCACAACTG
The genomic region above belongs to Panicum virgatum strain AP13 unplaced genomic scaffold, P.virgatum_v5 scaffold_6022, whole genome shotgun sequence and contains:
- the LOC120694438 gene encoding cysteine-rich receptor-like protein kinase 10 is translated as MAAVNILMLVLVVVLLPWRAAAIGRVCGNAGNYAANGTYQSNLVSLSRSLPGNTSSSAQLFANATSGQAGAPDAVYALALCRGDMTDNRTGCSACVAGAFRHAQQSCPSGKAAAVYDDDCFIGFSDSGAILVAASNSRDRSTLFQLWYGLSIPGRDPAAVGAGVRDMLNQTAQLAAARTSRFVTAFMDGSSGAIRTTLYSTAQCTPDLSAADCLACLQGLVGVLNATTSVRQGGRILVLRCNLRYESMSFFNDNNATMVRITPSSSLAPPAPTSDDSTRARPPWVIPLIVAHPVAALLALLCFAVFYCRRRRTRYRKGNVRFLRRNKRNNLQQQQGGDEQLDWEMEAELSEFSVFDFDEILDATDNFSEENKLGEGGFGPVYKVNITV